A single region of the Candidatus Methylacidiphilales bacterium genome encodes:
- a CDS encoding type II toxin-antitoxin system prevent-host-death family antitoxin yields MKTASIREVRHDFSRVLEWVANGEEVAITKRRETVARLLPARQKKTIRAKMPDVAARLQKVFGRKVISDKAMKDILEESRGNY; encoded by the coding sequence ATGAAGACAGCGTCAATCCGCGAAGTTCGGCACGATTTTTCCCGTGTCCTGGAATGGGTGGCAAACGGCGAGGAAGTCGCCATTACCAAGCGCCGTGAAACAGTCGCCCGTCTTTTGCCGGCGAGACAAAAAAAAACCATTCGCGCCAAAATGCCCGATGTGGCCGCCCGTCTTCAAAAAGTTTTTGGAAGAAAAGTCATTTCTGACAAGGCGATGAAGGATATTTTGGAGGAAAGCCGGGGGAATTATTGA
- a CDS encoding type II toxin-antitoxin system VapC family toxin, with amino-acid sequence MKVYADSSFIVALYLQQQSSPVAAAFMRQQGVALPFTPWHRLEVRNAIRLSVFHRVIDSYQAKIQLRQVEADLRQGVLIVHEPLDWVAVLRTAEKLGAAHNESMGCRSADLFHIASAIEWEADHFLTFDERQKKMAKAAGLAVKN; translated from the coding sequence TTGAAAGTCTATGCCGATTCCAGCTTTATAGTTGCCCTTTATCTTCAGCAACAAAGTTCACCTGTAGCCGCCGCATTTATGCGGCAACAGGGCGTCGCATTGCCTTTTACGCCGTGGCACCGGCTGGAAGTGCGCAATGCAATCCGGCTGTCTGTGTTTCATCGGGTGATTGATTCGTATCAGGCCAAGATACAACTCAGACAAGTGGAGGCGGATTTACGCCAGGGAGTCTTGATCGTTCACGAACCCCTGGATTGGGTCGCGGTATTGCGCACGGCTGAAAAACTGGGGGCCGCACACAATGAATCCATGGGTTGCCGCAGCGCTGATTTATTTCACATCGCCTCGGCAATCGAATGGGAGGCGGATCATTTTTTGACATTCGATGAGCGACAGAAAAAAATGGCAAAGGCAGCGGGGCTCGCGGTCAAGAATTGA
- a CDS encoding exodeoxyribonuclease III produces MKLISWNVNGIRSCQKKGFEDFVIREAPDILCLQETKAQAEQVSLDISPEYHAIWNSAEKKGYSGTAVFTKSAPLKVVHGLGFEDHDKEGRVITLELPDYFLVNVYTPNSKDQLQRLSYRHKEWDVLFLKHLKNLEKTKPVVFCGDLNVAHQEIDLARPNDNRFSAGFTDEEREGFSNYIQAGFIDTFREFEKGGGHYSWWSFRTAARERNVGWRIDYWCISGVLRPRLKKGWIMPEVMGSDHCPVGMILD; encoded by the coding sequence ATGAAACTGATCTCCTGGAATGTCAACGGAATACGGTCCTGCCAAAAAAAGGGGTTCGAGGATTTTGTCATCCGTGAAGCGCCGGACATTCTTTGCCTGCAGGAAACCAAGGCTCAGGCCGAGCAGGTATCGCTTGATATTTCTCCAGAATATCATGCCATTTGGAACAGTGCGGAGAAAAAGGGTTATTCCGGTACTGCCGTGTTCACAAAATCAGCCCCGCTTAAAGTCGTGCATGGCCTCGGCTTCGAGGACCACGACAAGGAAGGGCGTGTCATCACATTGGAGCTTCCGGATTACTTTCTTGTGAATGTGTACACCCCGAACTCCAAGGATCAGTTGCAACGCCTGAGTTACCGCCACAAGGAATGGGATGTGCTCTTTTTGAAACACCTCAAAAATTTGGAAAAGACGAAGCCGGTTGTTTTTTGCGGCGATTTGAACGTTGCGCATCAGGAAATCGATCTGGCCCGGCCCAACGACAATCGTTTTTCCGCCGGATTCACCGACGAGGAGCGCGAGGGGTTTTCCAATTATATCCAGGCGGGCTTTATCGACACCTTCCGCGAATTCGAGAAGGGCGGCGGGCATTACAGTTGGTGGAGTTTCCGCACGGCTGCGCGCGAGCGGAATGTGGGTTGGAGGATTGATTACTGGTGCATCTCAGGCGTCCTGCGTCCACGGCTGAAAAAGGGCTGGATCATGCCCGAAGTCATGGGCTCGGACCACTGCCCCGTGGGCATGATTTTGGATTAG
- a CDS encoding DUF3820 family protein, whose protein sequence is MADDEITRNARVDWEKLRTWRMPFGRYKNSPLYDIPAEYLCWFEQRGWPEGDLGRLLRIVLEAKREGADEAFRSLRK, encoded by the coding sequence ATGGCTGACGACGAAATCACGCGGAATGCGCGGGTCGACTGGGAAAAGCTCCGCACCTGGCGGATGCCGTTCGGTCGTTACAAAAATTCCCCGCTTTACGATATTCCGGCGGAATATTTGTGCTGGTTTGAACAGCGCGGCTGGCCCGAAGGGGATCTGGGGCGTCTCCTGCGAATCGTGCTGGAAGCAAAACGCGAAGGGGCCGATGAAGCGTTTCGTTCGTTACGAAAATAA
- a CDS encoding phage Gp37/Gp68 family protein → MATKSSIEWTESTWNPLTGCTKISPGCKNCYAERMALRLHAMGVANYTNGFNLTLHEDALGIPLGWKQPQTIFVNSMSDLFHKDVPVSFIQKVFAVMRLAHWHRFQVLTKRAERLLELDPSLHWAPNIWMGVSVENEDVVSRIDCLRKTHAHIKFLSLEPLLGPLPRLKLKKIDWAIVGGESGPRARPMQKEWVIDIRDQCHKAGVAFFFKQWGGFNKKKAGRVLEGKTWSEMPTKAIQPQNDALLVVA, encoded by the coding sequence ATGGCGACAAAATCCTCCATTGAATGGACCGAGTCCACCTGGAATCCTCTGACCGGCTGCACCAAAATCAGCCCAGGCTGTAAGAACTGCTATGCCGAGCGGATGGCGTTGCGTCTTCATGCTATGGGCGTGGCGAACTATACCAACGGATTCAACCTGACTCTTCACGAAGACGCACTGGGCATTCCTTTGGGATGGAAGCAGCCTCAGACTATTTTTGTAAACTCCATGAGCGATTTGTTTCACAAGGATGTCCCTGTTTCATTCATCCAGAAGGTTTTTGCCGTCATGAGGCTGGCCCATTGGCACCGTTTCCAAGTCCTGACCAAGCGGGCCGAGCGATTGCTGGAGCTTGACCCGTCTTTGCATTGGGCGCCCAATATCTGGATGGGAGTCAGTGTTGAAAATGAGGATGTGGTTTCCAGAATTGATTGCCTGCGCAAGACCCATGCCCATATCAAATTCCTTTCGCTTGAACCCTTGTTGGGGCCGTTGCCCAGGCTGAAATTGAAAAAAATTGACTGGGCCATTGTAGGTGGTGAATCAGGGCCCCGTGCCCGACCGATGCAAAAGGAATGGGTCATCGACATCCGCGATCAATGCCACAAGGCCGGGGTTGCGTTTTTCTTCAAGCAATGGGGAGGCTTTAATAAAAAGAAAGCCGGCCGCGTCTTGGAAGGCAAAACATGGAGTGAAATGCCGACTAAAGCCATACAGCCTCAAAATGATGCCTTATTAGTCGTGGCTTGA
- a CDS encoding three-Cys-motif partner protein TcmP has protein sequence MLCADNYMSAFEFDEIGYWSEVKLDIIKDYAKEYSKILANQKWCKGHYYVDAFAGAGIHISKATGELVAGSPLNALNTTPPFDGYHLIDLDSGKAENLRKIAEDIPNVKIYQDDCNKVLLEEVFPLLSPDRHTRGLCLLDPYGLHLNWASIQKAGQLGTVEIFLNFPVADINRNALWHNRDKVKPDQVERMTAFWGDASWLDIAYDNKGDLFGYPTKNNNETIAEAFRQRLKDIAGFEHVPKPIPMRNSNNAIVYYLYFASPNATGHKIVQHIFNKYRNQGVT, from the coding sequence ATGCTTTGCGCCGACAACTACATGAGTGCTTTTGAGTTTGATGAAATTGGCTATTGGTCCGAGGTGAAGCTCGACATTATCAAGGACTATGCCAAAGAATATTCCAAAATTCTTGCCAATCAAAAATGGTGCAAAGGACACTATTACGTGGACGCATTTGCGGGGGCTGGAATTCATATATCCAAGGCCACCGGAGAGCTTGTGGCGGGAAGTCCGTTGAATGCCTTGAATACGACTCCTCCATTTGACGGATATCATTTGATCGACTTGGATTCTGGAAAGGCGGAAAATCTTCGTAAGATAGCTGAAGATATTCCAAATGTTAAAATTTATCAGGATGACTGCAACAAGGTTCTGCTCGAAGAAGTATTTCCGCTGCTCAGCCCGGATCGGCACACCAGAGGTTTATGCCTTCTTGACCCATATGGCCTACACTTGAATTGGGCATCCATACAAAAGGCTGGCCAGCTTGGTACGGTTGAAATCTTCCTCAATTTTCCCGTGGCGGACATCAACCGCAATGCGCTTTGGCACAACAGGGATAAAGTCAAACCAGATCAGGTGGAACGAATGACTGCGTTTTGGGGGGATGCTTCTTGGTTGGACATCGCTTACGACAACAAGGGAGATCTTTTTGGTTACCCCACAAAAAACAATAATGAAACCATTGCGGAAGCCTTTCGCCAAAGGCTCAAGGATATTGCAGGTTTCGAGCATGTGCCAAAACCCATTCCGATGCGGAATAGCAATAACGCGATTGTGTATTATCTTTATTTTGCTTCACCCAATGCCACAGGACACAAGATTGTTCAGCATATTTTCAATAAATACCGAAATCAGGGAGTTACGTAA
- a CDS encoding secondary thiamine-phosphate synthase enzyme YjbQ, producing the protein MISKTSSFSVRTKGKGTYEITDKIREAVSDSGVREGTATVFITHTSASLIIFENADPSARTDLHKYFEDLVPEDTPGFVHTLEGPDDMTSHIRMVLTRTSEVIPIAAGKLCLGTWQGVFVFEHRNQSHTRTIVFNVTGV; encoded by the coding sequence ATGATTTCCAAAACCTCCAGTTTTTCCGTCCGCACCAAAGGAAAAGGCACCTATGAAATCACGGACAAAATACGGGAGGCGGTTTCAGACAGCGGCGTTCGGGAGGGTACCGCCACGGTTTTCATCACCCACACCAGCGCGAGCCTGATTATTTTCGAAAATGCGGACCCGTCGGCTCGCACCGACTTGCATAAATATTTTGAAGACCTCGTGCCCGAGGACACTCCCGGTTTTGTGCATACCCTGGAAGGGCCGGACGACATGACGTCGCACATCCGCATGGTTTTGACCCGGACTTCAGAGGTGATTCCAATTGCCGCGGGAAAACTCTGCCTGGGGACCTGGCAGGGCGTGTTTGTCTTCGAGCACCGCAATCAAAGCCATACCCGCACGATCGTGTTCAATGTGACCGGGGTTTGA
- a CDS encoding OmpA family protein has protein sequence MNSFESTNRSERTSFIAWLLLAILASLLLHGTLYILFRGLYVDFGKPLVDPIEPARFHLERATIDPKHLEPELPPTQGSNPKNSREPLEMSTEKIAAFDGPLKAPSIPLPRLTNLPTAPLGNGPAPLPAEAFTALPIHSEGGIPEAAQALANEASTAAMAEANKALAQSNPGGNGDAMASSKGTPGFSEISSLANLRPPSALERPGFQPILIRLSSDVLFEFDSARLKTDAESSLGQVAAVLAQAKKVQIMVEGHTDTIGTDEYNQRLSEQRAEAVAVWLRQRSGLGPDVLHSRGFGKTRPIVNPRGSIEEQARNRRVEIRVEGER, from the coding sequence ATGAACTCATTTGAGTCCACCAACCGGTCCGAACGCACTTCCTTCATAGCCTGGCTGTTGCTGGCTATCCTGGCCTCGCTGCTGTTGCATGGGACTTTATATATTCTGTTCCGCGGCCTGTATGTGGATTTTGGGAAACCGCTCGTGGACCCCATTGAGCCGGCCCGATTCCACCTGGAACGCGCCACCATTGATCCCAAACATCTCGAGCCCGAGCTGCCGCCAACCCAGGGAAGCAATCCCAAAAATTCACGCGAGCCTTTGGAAATGAGCACGGAAAAAATCGCCGCTTTTGACGGTCCGCTCAAAGCGCCTTCCATCCCTCTGCCCCGGCTCACAAACCTGCCCACAGCCCCGCTCGGCAATGGCCCCGCGCCGCTCCCGGCGGAGGCATTTACCGCATTGCCCATCCATTCTGAAGGCGGGATTCCGGAAGCAGCGCAGGCGCTGGCGAATGAAGCGTCAACCGCCGCAATGGCCGAGGCCAACAAAGCGTTGGCGCAATCCAATCCCGGCGGGAACGGCGATGCCATGGCCTCCTCCAAGGGAACTCCCGGCTTTTCCGAAATTTCTTCGCTTGCCAATTTACGGCCGCCAAGCGCACTGGAGCGCCCCGGTTTCCAGCCGATATTGATCCGTCTCTCCAGTGATGTGTTGTTTGAATTTGATTCAGCCCGGCTCAAGACGGACGCCGAATCGAGCCTCGGACAGGTGGCTGCCGTGCTGGCCCAGGCAAAAAAGGTGCAAATCATGGTTGAAGGCCACACCGACACCATCGGCACGGATGAATACAATCAGCGCCTCAGCGAGCAGCGCGCGGAAGCGGTGGCAGTCTGGCTCAGACAAAGATCCGGGCTCGGCCCGGATGTCCTTCATTCGCGCGGATTCGGCAAAACGCGCCCCATCGTGAATCCGCGCGGAAGCATCGAGGAACAGGCCCGCAACCGCCGCGTGGAAATCCGCGTCGAAGGAGAGCGTTGA